Proteins from one Desulfonema limicola genomic window:
- a CDS encoding efflux transporter outer membrane subunit, which translates to MKNKIPLFVLLTVFIVFTGACSPFAPKSRTGLEAELPAQFSLFSSEKTTGEQSGRWWENFNDPELNELIEDALSGNFSIKEARARLMQAKALSAKAGADRFPDLNFNAGTTQGRQRTDTSINTSTKGIENYSFGLSSAYEIDLWGKIRSEQEAVRLDEEAVKEDLSTAAMTLAAAVAKDWADIIAQRMQKKLLEKQLKTNQTYLKLIELRFDKGLVSALDVFQQRQTVEKVRAQIPKAEEQEILLMHDLALLLGRLPKSSLKITRTKLPVFDNIPLSGLPAELLIYRPDVRASALRLMASDWKVSAAKAARLPAVKLTGNASMGANDLDLIFDNWILSLAGNLTAPIFDANRRKAEVERTLAKSDESLWAYRRTVYTAVKEVEDALISEKKQREHINALEKEKKAAALALDEAIAHYRKGVSDYLPVLTHNLSVQGLERDLITQENILINRRISLYRALGGAWNYNSSIKFF; encoded by the coding sequence ATGAAAAATAAAATCCCTTTGTTTGTATTACTGACAGTTTTTATTGTATTTACAGGAGCCTGTTCTCCTTTTGCTCCAAAATCCAGAACAGGGCTTGAAGCAGAACTTCCTGCTCAATTTTCACTTTTTTCTTCTGAAAAAACTACTGGTGAACAATCAGGCAGATGGTGGGAAAATTTTAATGATCCAGAATTGAACGAACTGATTGAGGATGCCTTATCAGGAAATTTCAGCATAAAAGAGGCACGGGCGCGTCTTATGCAGGCTAAAGCTCTGTCTGCCAAAGCAGGAGCAGACAGGTTCCCGGATTTGAATTTTAATGCAGGAACAACCCAGGGCAGACAGAGAACTGATACCAGCATAAATACATCTACAAAAGGTATTGAAAATTATTCCTTTGGACTGTCAAGTGCTTACGAAATAGATCTCTGGGGAAAAATACGTTCTGAGCAGGAAGCTGTGCGCCTTGATGAAGAGGCAGTTAAAGAAGACCTTAGTACTGCGGCCATGACCCTTGCGGCTGCTGTTGCAAAGGACTGGGCTGATATTATAGCCCAGAGGATGCAGAAAAAACTGCTTGAAAAACAATTAAAAACCAACCAGACCTATTTAAAACTTATTGAACTCAGATTTGACAAAGGGCTTGTTTCTGCTCTGGATGTTTTTCAGCAGCGCCAGACAGTGGAAAAGGTCCGAGCCCAGATTCCAAAGGCTGAAGAACAGGAAATCCTGCTCATGCACGATCTGGCGCTTCTTTTGGGCAGGCTGCCCAAATCTTCCTTAAAAATCACCAGGACAAAACTGCCTGTTTTTGATAATATTCCCCTATCAGGGCTGCCTGCGGAGCTTCTTATATACAGGCCCGATGTCAGGGCTTCGGCACTCAGGCTTATGGCATCCGACTGGAAAGTAAGTGCGGCAAAAGCTGCCAGGCTTCCTGCGGTTAAACTTACCGGAAATGCCAGTATGGGTGCAAATGATCTTGATCTGATATTTGACAACTGGATTCTCAGTCTGGCTGGAAATCTCACTGCCCCGATATTTGACGCAAACCGGAGAAAGGCAGAGGTTGAAAGAACACTGGCAAAGTCTGACGAAAGCCTTTGGGCATACCGCAGAACTGTTTATACTGCCGTGAAAGAGGTTGAAGATGCTCTCATAAGCGAAAAAAAGCAGAGGGAGCATATAAATGCTCTTGAAAAAGAGAAAAAAGCAGCAGCCCTTGCACTGGATGAAGCAATTGCCCATTACCGCAAAGGTGTTTCTGATTACCTGCCCGTACTTACCCATAATTTATCTGTCCAGGGCCTTGAGCGTGACTTAATCACCCAGGAAAATATACTGATTAACCGGCGTATCAGCCTTTACCGTGCCCTGGGCGGTGCATGGAACTATAACTCAAGTATCAAGTTTTTTTAA
- a CDS encoding DUF2887 domain-containing protein produces MKKARKKQSPPKGTDDPFYKLMKIGGEAVLKLIGINQPDNYEARAIVLKEKKLYPDIVAVPVNDKNRDMVFIEFQGYKDTMIRHRTAAKIMLSCAQENYTGPVCGAVIYTDASFKEAAAPLSMKSVSGSFELKGRLEEIVLSEYTAKQLIAIDSRLIILAPFTISKRTPQEKLSSICREWKDSVCQTYEKEQQNDVIEILGLFILNRFRKLSLKEVITMLNFDLAKTEAGKELINMGLIEGEIKGKREGELKGKIDLLENLHLFGTISKEQYESMVAPLREQLKLLVQ; encoded by the coding sequence ATGAAAAAAGCACGCAAAAAACAATCTCCACCCAAAGGCACGGATGATCCGTTCTATAAGCTGATGAAAATCGGGGGTGAAGCTGTTTTAAAACTCATTGGTATTAATCAGCCTGATAATTATGAAGCCCGTGCCATTGTTTTAAAAGAAAAAAAGCTGTATCCTGATATTGTAGCTGTTCCAGTAAATGATAAAAACAGGGATATGGTATTTATCGAATTCCAGGGATATAAAGATACAATGATAAGGCACAGAACAGCAGCAAAAATAATGCTGTCATGCGCCCAGGAAAATTATACAGGACCTGTCTGCGGAGCTGTTATCTATACAGACGCATCTTTTAAAGAGGCAGCAGCTCCCCTCAGCATGAAAAGTGTGTCAGGTTCTTTTGAATTAAAAGGCAGACTTGAAGAAATTGTGCTTTCGGAATACACAGCAAAACAGCTTATTGCCATTGATTCCAGGCTGATCATCCTTGCCCCGTTTACGATTTCAAAACGCACCCCGCAGGAAAAGCTGTCAAGTATATGCAGGGAATGGAAAGATAGTGTTTGCCAAACTTATGAAAAAGAACAGCAAAATGATGTCATAGAAATACTGGGTCTGTTTATCTTAAACAGATTCAGAAAATTATCATTAAAGGAGGTGATTACCATGTTGAATTTTGACCTGGCAAAAACAGAAGCTGGTAAAGAATTGATCAATATGGGGTTGATTGAAGGGGAGATTAAAGGTAAACGAGAAGGTGAACTTAAAGGCAAGATTGACCTGCTTGAAAATCTGCATCTCTTTGGTACCATTTCAAAAGAACAGTATGAATCTATGGTTGCTCCACTCAGAGAGCAACTAAAATTGCTTGTACAATAA
- the ltrA gene encoding group II intron reverse transcriptase/maturase, whose product MEQQELFVDKRSLFEKLCSIELLNKGFKAVKKNKGAPGIDGVTVEEFGKDIDENLRQLSGDLENWKYEPSPVLRVEIPKPGKNAGVRLLGIPCVRDRVVQSALKLILEPILDPLFSNHSYGFRPGRSQRQAVEAAQKIVKTGKEYVVDIDLSKFFDRVHHDRLITQLSKHIPDKRILRIIGMTLRSGVMNNGLYSPTGEGTVQGGPLSPLLSNVVLDELDKELERRGLEFCRFADDCNIFVSSQKAAERVMSSISKFISSKLKLVVNQEKSKVALSKFVKFLGMTIIAGTIAISSVSMKRAMAAVKSLTPRGTYMAMERTIEYINKWYTGWSGYYRMTQYPNQLYKIEAHIRRRLRSRLVGQNKRKRHLCNKLVKCGIRRGTAAKTVFSNKRRWALSHTFALERAYPNRWFIEQMGQKIRSDEKHPHWFSPKQWIKLS is encoded by the coding sequence ATGGAACAACAGGAACTGTTCGTTGACAAGAGAAGCCTTTTTGAAAAGCTTTGTTCAATTGAGTTACTAAACAAAGGCTTCAAAGCAGTAAAGAAAAACAAAGGGGCACCCGGGATTGACGGTGTAACCGTAGAAGAATTTGGGAAAGATATTGATGAAAATCTGAGGCAACTCAGCGGAGACCTGGAAAACTGGAAATATGAGCCATCACCGGTACTTCGAGTTGAAATCCCAAAACCGGGAAAGAATGCAGGTGTTCGATTGTTAGGGATACCATGTGTTCGAGACAGGGTTGTTCAGTCAGCCTTAAAACTGATCTTAGAACCAATTCTTGATCCTTTGTTTTCCAATCACAGTTACGGATTTCGACCTGGACGCAGTCAGCGCCAGGCAGTGGAAGCCGCTCAAAAGATTGTGAAAACAGGAAAAGAGTATGTGGTGGATATTGATCTTTCAAAATTTTTTGATCGTGTCCATCATGACCGGCTGATTACTCAACTATCAAAGCACATACCGGACAAACGTATTTTGCGCATTATCGGTATGACTTTACGAAGTGGGGTAATGAATAACGGGCTTTACAGTCCAACAGGTGAAGGAACAGTCCAGGGAGGGCCGTTAAGCCCTTTGTTGAGCAATGTTGTTCTTGATGAACTTGACAAAGAGTTAGAACGTCGAGGACTTGAATTTTGCCGGTTTGCAGATGACTGCAACATATTCGTAAGCAGCCAAAAGGCAGCAGAACGTGTAATGAGCAGTATAAGCAAATTTATCAGCAGCAAATTGAAACTCGTTGTGAATCAGGAAAAGAGCAAAGTGGCACTTTCCAAATTTGTTAAATTTCTTGGAATGACCATTATTGCAGGAACGATAGCCATATCATCAGTTTCAATGAAACGAGCAATGGCAGCAGTTAAAAGCCTGACTCCACGGGGAACATACATGGCGATGGAAAGAACGATTGAATATATAAATAAATGGTACACAGGATGGTCAGGGTATTACCGCATGACCCAATATCCGAACCAGTTATATAAAATCGAAGCCCATATCAGACGCAGATTAAGGTCTCGACTGGTAGGGCAAAATAAAAGAAAGCGCCATTTATGCAATAAGCTGGTAAAATGTGGAATTCGACGTGGCACAGCAGCTAAAACAGTTTTCTCAAACAAAAGGCGCTGGGCATTATCCCATACCTTTGCACTTGAAAGAGCCTATCCTAACCGCTGGTTTATAGAACAAATGGGTCAAAAGATCAGGTCTGATGAAAAGCACCCGCACTGGTTTTCACCAAAACAATGGATTAAACTATCATGA
- a CDS encoding REP-associated tyrosine transposase — translation MGRSRYRFIKNNQPHFLTCTIVNWLPLFGKPAIAGIVIDSLKFMYDNQRLKLYAYVIMENHLHMIASSDNLGKEIANFKSYSARKIIDFLTETKAMPVLRELSRHKLRHKTDRKYQFWQEGSHPQLIQNEEIMIQKIEYIHNNPLARGYVDDPIHWKYSSARNYMGHEAILTVERFI, via the coding sequence ATGGGAAGAAGTCGTTATAGATTTATAAAGAATAATCAGCCTCATTTTTTAACCTGTACAATAGTTAACTGGCTTCCTTTATTCGGTAAACCGGCAATTGCCGGAATTGTCATTGATTCACTTAAATTTATGTATGATAATCAAAGACTTAAACTTTATGCCTATGTTATTATGGAAAATCATTTACATATGATAGCTTCTTCAGATAATCTGGGCAAAGAAATTGCAAATTTTAAATCTTATTCAGCAAGAAAGATTATTGATTTTCTGACAGAAACCAAGGCAATGCCCGTACTCAGGGAATTAAGCAGGCATAAACTCAGGCATAAAACAGACAGAAAATATCAGTTTTGGCAGGAAGGCAGCCATCCTCAGCTTATTCAAAATGAAGAAATAATGATTCAGAAAATTGAATATATACACAATAATCCCCTTGCAAGAGGCTATGTTGATGACCCAATTCACTGGAAGTATTCCAGCGCACGGAATTATATGGGACATGAGGCTATACTTACAGTTGAACGATTTATTTGA
- a CDS encoding reverse transcriptase/maturase family protein — protein sequence MHHAVMNICEPFLESYSIFDSYACRKNKGTRKALSKAQTFARQYKWYLKLDIRKYFNSIDHKIMMNLLSRRFNDRELLHLFDKILQTYHTEPGKGLPIGNLISQHLANFYLGLLDHRIKDDWGIRGYIRYMDDFIIFKNSKENLKASSRNNIGFRLVLSQLTRLQQKQTC from the coding sequence CTGCACCATGCAGTCATGAACATCTGCGAACCCTTTCTGGAATCCTATTCAATCTTTGATTCATATGCCTGCCGAAAAAACAAAGGCACCCGCAAAGCACTATCAAAGGCACAGACTTTTGCCCGTCAATATAAATGGTATCTTAAACTGGACATCCGCAAATACTTCAACTCCATTGACCACAAAATAATGATGAACCTGCTTTCCAGGCGATTCAACGACCGGGAGCTTTTACATCTCTTTGATAAAATCCTGCAAACATACCACACAGAACCGGGCAAAGGACTGCCCATAGGCAACCTCATTTCACAGCACCTTGCAAACTTTTATCTTGGCCTGTTAGACCACCGGATAAAAGACGACTGGGGAATACGCGGCTATATCAGATATATGGATGATTTCATAATTTTCAAAAACAGCAAAGAAAACCTGAAAGCGTCCAGCAGGAACAACATCGGGTTCCGGCTTGTCCTTTCCCAGCTCACCAGGTTACAGCAGAAGCAGACCTGCTGA
- a CDS encoding type II toxin-antitoxin system RelE/ParE family toxin yields MNYDVVFGSAFKRCVKKLKKRYPSVIRDVETAIEVLLNNPLLGVLIPGGSGIRKLRIRNSDAKRGKSGSYRMLYYFEDQEAGSIFLLLLYAKSDKENVQAHEIQRLLDDLNDKLP; encoded by the coding sequence ATGAATTATGATGTCGTATTTGGCAGTGCCTTCAAACGCTGTGTTAAAAAATTGAAAAAACGCTATCCTTCTGTCATCAGAGATGTGGAAACTGCCATTGAGGTATTGCTGAATAATCCGTTACTGGGAGTTTTAATTCCAGGTGGTTCAGGAATTCGAAAGCTGAGAATCAGAAATTCTGACGCGAAACGTGGAAAGAGCGGCAGCTACCGGATGCTTTATTATTTTGAAGATCAGGAAGCAGGCAGCATTTTTCTGTTGCTGCTTTACGCCAAGTCTGACAAAGAGAATGTTCAAGCACATGAGATACAAAGGCTTTTAGATGATTTGAATGATAAACTGCCATAA
- a CDS encoding SIS domain-containing protein → MCGIVCYFGGSGNSLTRVLTAMSAIIYRAPDSTGIGLFGDEQEPVRLRKSLGSVSQLINALLGAAAYPNQSAKLMALWSLPEIQVSLKEYQQDLLKFQEHPVSEYQPLIDNKSRPPSIDELTALKGNSRFLKPGTPGRAAPLPVFFIKSGIDTGRLIHNLAQEFDISIVVIRSLFRNTLESYVRKDYEQGHEVHGDKDRIEEILNTFDLIFDNILSTYSSFSDSLFSEVSHEQSPFVQNPKIHDLVWEYLHKIPFQIPDDYDRDGVRCTFRILDAALMCRLRIYPELHTDIQEILESLWPGAKMLPNTDWQTLYQAEKGVNVYGWGAASVMTWLQKNEIFPMLWQASKETDTQVSQFREGYTDPVCLCFLSQPVIAHGRWALQSAVTVKNSHPFHDVRRQRCIVLNGQFSSSVETETRDFLEQVVGMPFRTENSSEYLSLLWGYYFENLFAEKKRYDEIRLQIDTGLDDYHMGSHSIDFKVYGQIREKTCEQLDEMAFLEAVRRMKSDGGQIAAAGISLYSPRRLYVACHNRPAFVVQRADNNDIMIVSDINAALGLFSQEEIQESKERLIRLIKTNKSELQKYKDFGANTLETARVISAQAQAEKSLLEPFRVTVFPLEGEEIFVRLETILEKGKLKQQARIFDFKENILPDIEAFSTVLNPLQISKELYSSFYETHLNQIPEIFYGILRFYISEKEKPVCQDIQERLMERRFGSDFGSLQRIIIAGMGSSYNMGLLAAPVIQKLMPGIDVRVIQPVDIDNVQNLVFPEKDLVLMLSWSATTADMVEFAKELQAARTVMIGITEKVFADMALICNKSGGIIPILSGEEVTISGIKSTLSMLFTLHVFILWLGYRMKNSRVREYAEKMKEIPASLSALLSDNTLKNFATALARKNSLSHACIIIGDTDDLPVSREAALKLEECSWSSIGRAMDFQDVLSEPALLEKFAEDSQGHLLIVNALTSSRMDEALELINMFYAKNVCFSVLAAAHNPYENEIRRYSQNNCFFLDCPDEAGLPFVVTLFYYSFTLEFARARGRKDDEFPRNRAKSVTAGRSRPMTRISAGGELMALARLNSSLRQTEVPKPKTSIWEQETGLDSQSQAYQQIRLLGEKLAGSNPMQSFFPGYTENGGNDSKKRISVLGKTIFQDLKEGGELIFQPFDREAESAARNIACQWQRFTDCPIHVMDSNKEKFHFHENVLVFCIGTRVPKQECIKNRLKHYKDKTLWLGPSLAGDTAHIFRSARGYFTTNSQNSISLYADLCILFSQAWKTLSFKKGNIITEHLKNSGKYINTMLNDRELLRHIQRIMKANQKYHTAFYVGPSAGTGQEWVRRFDRLRRPDMEWHSFGTCAHGPLAAVDNNVKAKYICLTDRNKMILQYGEKKVTRWEHYYLGSLTIDQFLKGKPVPQDISHAVPKPFFAQGDWYIPALQPDYNTAEDNLIILDASRNHYLGHALDELSTLGCRYARIILITQKAFAYMPDKKAVFTHPFSHLIRIPSPVIEKEAVLVSGFIIPFLMDILNIAVTGEISVQKMTG, encoded by the coding sequence ATGTGCGGAATTGTATGCTACTTTGGCGGGTCTGGGAACAGTCTGACCCGCGTGCTGACAGCCATGTCAGCTATTATTTATCGAGCACCTGACAGCACTGGTATCGGTCTGTTTGGAGATGAGCAGGAACCTGTGCGTTTAAGAAAATCTCTAGGTTCTGTTTCACAATTAATCAATGCCCTGCTTGGTGCTGCTGCTTATCCCAACCAGTCTGCCAAGCTCATGGCATTGTGGAGCCTGCCGGAAATCCAGGTTTCCCTCAAAGAATACCAGCAGGATCTGCTTAAATTCCAGGAACATCCTGTTTCCGAATATCAACCCTTAATTGACAACAAAAGCCGTCCCCCTTCTATAGATGAATTAACAGCATTAAAGGGAAATTCAAGATTTCTTAAACCAGGCACACCAGGCAGGGCAGCCCCCCTCCCTGTTTTTTTTATTAAATCCGGTATTGATACAGGCAGGCTTATCCATAATCTTGCACAAGAATTTGATATTTCTATTGTTGTTATCCGGTCTTTGTTTAGAAATACCCTGGAATCATATGTACGCAAAGACTATGAACAAGGACATGAGGTTCATGGAGATAAAGACAGGATTGAGGAAATTCTTAATACATTTGACCTGATTTTTGATAATATCCTTTCCACATATTCTTCTTTTTCTGATTCCCTGTTCAGCGAGGTATCCCATGAACAAAGTCCATTTGTTCAAAACCCAAAAATCCATGATTTAGTCTGGGAGTACCTGCACAAGATACCTTTTCAGATCCCTGATGATTATGACAGAGACGGGGTACGCTGCACCTTCCGCATACTGGACGCTGCCCTTATGTGCCGCCTTCGCATTTATCCTGAACTGCACACAGATATCCAGGAAATACTGGAATCCCTGTGGCCTGGTGCAAAGATGCTTCCCAATACAGACTGGCAGACCCTGTATCAGGCAGAAAAAGGGGTTAATGTCTATGGATGGGGTGCTGCAAGCGTGATGACCTGGCTTCAGAAAAATGAAATCTTTCCCATGCTCTGGCAGGCATCAAAGGAAACTGATACCCAGGTTTCCCAGTTCAGAGAAGGATATACTGACCCTGTCTGCCTTTGTTTTCTTTCACAGCCTGTAATTGCCCATGGCCGGTGGGCGCTTCAATCTGCTGTTACTGTTAAAAATTCCCATCCTTTTCATGATGTCCGCCGCCAGCGCTGTATTGTACTTAACGGCCAGTTCAGCAGTTCAGTGGAAACTGAAACCCGTGATTTTTTAGAGCAGGTGGTGGGAATGCCTTTTCGTACAGAAAATTCAAGCGAATATCTTTCACTGCTCTGGGGCTATTATTTTGAAAATCTTTTTGCAGAAAAAAAGCGTTATGATGAAATACGTTTACAGATTGATACAGGTCTTGATGATTATCATATGGGAAGTCATTCTATTGATTTTAAAGTATATGGACAGATCAGGGAAAAAACCTGCGAGCAGCTTGATGAAATGGCTTTTCTTGAGGCCGTGCGCCGGATGAAATCAGATGGAGGCCAGATTGCCGCAGCCGGCATAAGCCTGTATTCTCCCCGCCGTCTTTATGTTGCCTGCCATAACCGTCCTGCTTTTGTAGTCCAGAGGGCTGATAATAACGATATTATGATCGTCTCAGATATTAACGCTGCCCTGGGGCTTTTTTCCCAGGAAGAGATCCAGGAAAGCAAGGAACGTCTTATAAGATTAATAAAAACCAATAAATCTGAATTGCAGAAATACAAAGATTTTGGGGCAAACACCTTGGAAACAGCCCGTGTAATCAGTGCCCAGGCCCAGGCTGAAAAAAGCCTGCTGGAACCTTTTCGGGTAACGGTTTTTCCGCTGGAAGGTGAAGAAATTTTCGTGCGCCTGGAAACCATACTGGAAAAAGGAAAGCTTAAACAGCAGGCGCGTATCTTTGATTTTAAAGAAAATATCCTCCCTGACATAGAAGCATTTTCCACTGTACTCAATCCTTTGCAAATCAGCAAAGAGCTTTATAGTTCTTTTTATGAAACTCATCTGAATCAGATACCTGAAATATTTTACGGGATTTTGCGTTTTTATATTTCTGAAAAAGAAAAACCAGTCTGCCAGGATATTCAGGAACGTTTAATGGAACGCCGTTTTGGTTCTGATTTTGGCAGTCTTCAGCGTATTATTATAGCCGGCATGGGCAGCTCATACAATATGGGACTTCTTGCAGCTCCTGTAATTCAAAAACTGATGCCCGGCATTGACGTGCGGGTCATACAGCCTGTTGATATTGACAATGTCCAAAACCTGGTTTTTCCAGAAAAGGATCTGGTTCTCATGTTAAGCTGGTCAGCTACTACTGCTGATATGGTTGAGTTTGCAAAAGAACTGCAGGCAGCCAGAACAGTCATGATTGGAATTACTGAAAAGGTTTTTGCTGACATGGCTTTGATCTGCAATAAAAGCGGCGGGATTATCCCCATACTCAGCGGTGAAGAGGTAACTATCTCAGGTATTAAAAGTACCTTGTCCATGCTTTTTACCCTGCATGTTTTTATATTGTGGCTTGGATATAGAATGAAAAACAGCAGGGTAAGGGAATATGCGGAAAAAATGAAAGAAATTCCTGCCAGTCTTTCGGCACTTTTGTCTGACAATACATTAAAAAACTTTGCAACAGCTTTGGCCCGTAAAAATTCACTCAGTCATGCCTGTATTATAATAGGGGATACTGATGATCTTCCTGTATCCAGAGAAGCTGCATTAAAACTTGAAGAATGCAGCTGGTCATCAATTGGGAGGGCAATGGATTTCCAGGACGTGCTGTCAGAACCGGCTCTTTTGGAAAAGTTTGCAGAAGATTCCCAGGGACATTTATTGATTGTTAATGCACTTACATCTTCCCGCATGGATGAAGCTCTTGAGCTGATAAACATGTTTTATGCAAAAAATGTTTGTTTTTCAGTTCTTGCAGCGGCTCATAATCCTTATGAAAATGAAATCCGCAGGTACAGCCAGAACAATTGTTTTTTTCTTGACTGCCCAGATGAAGCAGGCCTGCCTTTTGTTGTTACATTGTTTTACTATAGTTTCACCCTGGAATTTGCCCGTGCCCGGGGCAGAAAAGATGATGAATTTCCCCGCAACCGTGCAAAATCAGTTACAGCAGGCCGCAGCCGTCCCATGACGCGGATATCAGCAGGAGGGGAACTTATGGCCCTTGCCCGTCTCAATTCCTCGCTCAGGCAGACTGAAGTTCCAAAACCAAAGACAAGTATTTGGGAACAGGAAACTGGTTTAGATTCACAAAGCCAGGCATATCAGCAGATACGTCTTTTAGGGGAAAAACTCGCCGGTTCTAATCCCATGCAGTCTTTTTTCCCTGGTTATACAGAAAATGGAGGTAATGATTCAAAAAAACGCATATCTGTTCTGGGAAAAACTATTTTTCAAGACTTGAAAGAAGGCGGGGAACTTATTTTTCAGCCTTTTGACCGGGAAGCTGAATCAGCAGCAAGAAATATTGCCTGCCAGTGGCAGCGTTTTACTGACTGCCCCATACATGTTATGGATTCAAATAAAGAAAAATTTCATTTTCATGAAAATGTCCTGGTTTTCTGTATAGGCACCCGTGTACCAAAACAGGAATGTATAAAAAACAGGTTAAAGCATTATAAAGACAAGACTCTCTGGCTCGGGCCTTCTCTTGCAGGGGATACAGCTCATATATTCCGGTCTGCCAGGGGATATTTTACCACTAATTCCCAAAACAGCATTTCCTTGTATGCTGATCTCTGCATTCTTTTTTCCCAGGCATGGAAAACCCTGTCTTTTAAAAAAGGAAATATAATTACAGAACATTTAAAAAACAGTGGAAAATATATCAATACCATGCTCAATGACAGGGAACTTCTCAGGCATATACAAAGGATAATGAAAGCTAACCAGAAATATCACACTGCATTTTATGTCGGTCCTTCGGCAGGAACCGGACAGGAATGGGTCCGCAGGTTTGACAGGCTCAGAAGGCCGGATATGGAATGGCATTCTTTTGGAACCTGTGCCCACGGCCCCCTGGCTGCTGTGGATAATAATGTAAAAGCAAAATACATCTGCCTGACAGACCGGAATAAAATGATTTTACAATATGGTGAAAAAAAAGTAACACGCTGGGAACATTATTACCTGGGCAGTCTTACAATAGATCAGTTCTTAAAAGGCAAACCTGTACCCCAGGATATATCCCATGCAGTACCCAAGCCGTTTTTTGCACAAGGAGACTGGTATATCCCGGCCCTGCAGCCTGATTACAATACAGCAGAAGACAATCTTATAATCCTGGATGCTTCAAGAAATCACTATTTGGGACATGCTTTAGATGAACTTTCCACCCTGGGATGCAGATATGCCAGAATCATCCTTATAACCCAGAAGGCTTTTGCATACATGCCTGACAAAAAGGCTGTTTTTACTCATCCTTTCAGTCATTTAATACGCATCCCCTCGCCAGTTATCGAAAAAGAGGCTGTCCTTGTTTCTGGATTTATAATTCCTTTTCTTATGGATATTCTTAATATTGCAGTGACTGGAGAAATAAGTGTCCAGAAAATGACTGGTTAG
- a CDS encoding glycine betaine ABC transporter substrate-binding protein, translated as MKPMMKKFACVLCFTLAVIMAFMPCSALSADKEMVVGSKNFTEQRILSYIMINLLEKHGFKTEDKTGLGGTLVARKALENGQIDIYMEYTGTGLITILKEKNIITDPQECYDFVKKADLEKNGLVWLPKLIFNNTYCLMMRKDDAEKKGIKNLTDLAKYVEAHPEDIVFGTNEEFYARPDGYKPLQKKYGFKFKRSNIKKMTPGLLYKALTEKQLNVAMGFATDGRIKGFNFVVLEDDQKFFPVYNPAPVVKKETAEKYPELEKIFQPLTEKLDTAAMTELNYQVDGEHKDVKKVAEEWLKSAGLL; from the coding sequence ATGAAGCCAATGATGAAAAAGTTTGCATGCGTACTGTGTTTTACTCTTGCGGTGATTATGGCTTTTATGCCCTGCTCCGCCTTATCAGCAGATAAAGAAATGGTAGTAGGCAGCAAGAATTTTACCGAACAGAGGATTCTAAGTTATATTATGATTAATCTTCTGGAAAAACACGGATTTAAAACAGAAGATAAAACCGGTCTCGGGGGAACCCTGGTTGCCAGAAAAGCACTGGAAAACGGGCAGATTGATATTTATATGGAATATACAGGCACTGGACTGATAACAATACTTAAAGAAAAAAATATAATTACTGATCCCCAGGAATGCTACGATTTTGTTAAAAAAGCTGACCTGGAGAAAAACGGGCTGGTCTGGCTTCCCAAACTAATTTTTAACAATACCTACTGCCTGATGATGCGTAAAGATGATGCAGAAAAAAAAGGTATTAAAAACCTTACCGACCTTGCCAAGTATGTGGAAGCCCATCCTGAAGATATAGTATTTGGAACTAACGAGGAATTTTATGCCCGTCCTGATGGTTATAAACCTTTACAGAAGAAATACGGTTTTAAATTCAAACGAAGCAATATCAAAAAAATGACCCCCGGCCTTTTGTATAAAGCCTTGACAGAAAAACAATTAAATGTTGCTATGGGTTTTGCCACAGATGGCAGGATCAAAGGATTTAATTTTGTTGTACTGGAAGATGACCAGAAATTCTTCCCTGTTTATAATCCTGCTCCGGTAGTAAAAAAAGAGACTGCTGAAAAATACCCTGAACTTGAAAAAATATTTCAGCCCCTGACTGAAAAACTGGATACAGCAGCCATGACAGAATTAAATTACCAGGTGGACGGGGAACACAAGGATGTGAAAAAAGTAGCTGAAGAATGGTTAAAAAGTGCAGGACTGCTATGA